Proteins co-encoded in one Prunus persica cultivar Lovell chromosome G6, Prunus_persica_NCBIv2, whole genome shotgun sequence genomic window:
- the LOC18775233 gene encoding uncharacterized protein LOC18775233: protein MRSATFCVCGRTAHLTHIYHCYMPFGIQLEQTLLPISALRGYFIERTELIKLPPLEGVEYIFYNLCISTKALPEGLNGEGDGPWKVNRGPVLQAASMPAYEHKNWDSRRWSKWFISCLCTGEAWLQQCDCVREVPYRNIYDLGGQVLAANSAPVIFHLAKETGSELEEMDSHKLALIDNTTGEYQDIKVADDYVSVISLTLELQDKAASSGRIGVHAVSEYASDLTPVYLEHHGFKSVPKSVAYGYTASGYGYIQDMPYAYIHEFTRTSMAGKIRRFKGGYTSLWKKISESLPIVHCNTEVLEIRRHSDCVSVDLKSCDGEVKVMEFDKIIISGSFPLKNGRTYRSLPSHPAEHKSEVMEMGDVEKELFSKVQTIDYYTTVLKIKGIEHMPMGFYYFDEYISNPATIGHPVAMQRFFADTDIFLFWSYGNSVNITGPTVTKLAIDAAKLIGGEVKEVVLQRRFKYFPHVGSQEMMDGFYEKLESQLQGFKNTYYVGGLMAFELTERNSSYAMGLVCKHFANDNSMPNFPYAKSLFALQQQWGGSPKSMAELPEVEFPNLPSLDGYLKHWGAHRVTQNKLLYTWISEEGEVVSQRTYAELHANASCIAQKLLSCRKPVIKPGDRVLLVHVPGLDFVDAFFGCLRAKVLPVPVLPPDPLQRGRFS, encoded by the exons ATGAGATCAGCaactttttgtgtgtgtggaaGAACGGCTCATTTGACCCACATTTACCATTGTTATATGCCATTTGGCATTCAATTGGAGCAAACCCTCTTGCCCATTTCAGCTCTAAG GGGCTATTTTATAGAGCGCACTGAGTTGATCAAGCTGCCGCCTTTGGAAGGCGTAGAATATATATTCTACAATCTTTGCATTTCCACCAAG GCACTGCCGGAAGGCCTGAACGGCGAGGGAGATGGACCCTGGAAAGTCAATAGAGGACCAGTTCTCCAGGCTGCATCCATGCCTGCCTATGAACACAAGAATTGGGATAGTAGGCGCTGGTCCAAGTGGTTTATCAGCTGCTTATGCACTGGTGAAGCTTGGTTACAGCAATGTGACTGTGTTAGAGAAGTACCATACC GAAATATTTATGATCTGGGTGGTCAAGTTCTTGCTGCAAACAGTGCCCCTGTCATCTTTCACTTGGCAAAGGAGACTGGGTCTGAACTAGAAGAAATGGACTCCCACAAGCTTGCACTTATTGACAATACTACAGGGGAGTATCAAGATATTAAAGTTGCAGATGATTATGTATCTGTGATCTCACTTACCTTAGAACTCCAG GATAAGGCAGCAAGTTCAGGTCGAATTGGAGTCCATGCTGTGAGTGAATATGCTTCAGACTTAACGCCAGTATATCTTGAACATCATGGATTTAAGTCTGTTCCCAAATCCGTGGCTTATGGATACACTGCTTCTGGTTATGGGTATATTCAAGACATGCCTTATGCCTACATTCATGAGTTCACACGAACTTCCATGGCTGGGAAAATACGCCGTTTCAAAGGTGGATATACAAGTCTTTGGAAGAAGATCAGTGAATCACTCCCAATAGTTCACTGCAACACTGAAGTGTTAGAGATCAGACGCCATTCTGATTGTGTCAGTGTTGATCTAAAAAGTTGTGATGGAGAAGTTAAAGTTATGGAGTTCGATAAAATCATCATTTCTGGTTCCTTTCCTTTAAAAAATGGAAGAACTTACAGATCACTACCTTCACATCCTGCAG AacataaaagtgaagtaatgGAGATGGGTGATGTTGAGAAGGAGTTGTTCAGTAAAGTACAGACAATTGACTACTACACTACTGTTCTGAAGATTAAAGGGATAGAACATATGCCGATGGGTTTCTACTACTTCGATGAATATATAAGCAATCCTGCAACAATTGGACATCCAGTTGCCATGCAGAGATTCTTTGCTGACACTGATATTTTCTTATTCTGGTCTTATGGAAATTCTGTCAATATTACGGGACCAACTGTGACAAAGCTTGCAATTGATGCTGCAAAACTTATAGGGGGAGAAGTTAAGGAGGTGGTTCTCCAACGACGATTTAAGTATTTTCCTCACGTTGGCAGCCAAG AGATGATGGATGGTTTCTATGAGAAATTGGAATCTCAACTTCAAGGCTTCAAGAACACTTACTATGTAGGTGGGCTTATGGCTTTTGAATTAACGGAGAGAAATTCATCATATGCTATGGGTTTAGTCTGCAAACACTTTGCAAATGACAATTCCATGCCAAACTTTCCTTATGCTAAG agtttgtttgccttgcAACAACAGTGGGGAGGAAGCCCTAAAAGCATGGCCGAATTACCAGAAGTGGAGTTCCCTAATCTGCCTTCCCTTGATGGCTATCTGAAGCACTGGGGAGCTCACAGAGTCACTCAAAACAAGTTACTTTATACTTGGATTAGTGAAGAAGGGGAAGTGGTGAGCCAGAGAACTTATGCAGAACTTCATGCCAATGCTTCTTGCATTGCCCAAAAGCTCTTGTCATGCCGGAAACCAGTAATCAAGCCTGGTGACAGGGTTCTCCTGGTCCATGTCCCAGGCCTGGACTTTGTGGATGCCTTCTTTGGATGCTTAAGAGCTAAAGTCTTACCTGTCCCAGTTCTACCTCC